In Elephas maximus indicus isolate mEleMax1 chromosome 7, mEleMax1 primary haplotype, whole genome shotgun sequence, the following proteins share a genomic window:
- the LOC126079178 gene encoding olfactory receptor 56A4-like — protein sequence MVLFPNNTVTQVTEFLMICFPGMQDTQHWLSIPLAPLLVLALGANFVLLLAIRQEACLHQPMYYLLAIFSTLVVILCLTVIPKVLLTFWFNMKSISFAGCFLQMFIMNTFLPMESSTFLVMAYDRYVAICHPLRYPSIITEQFVVNAPIFTVFCNLLVTLPTPVLAARLTYCASNVVENCICATISVARLSCEDIRLSKPYQSVSVWCLLGSDLVLILLSYCFILRAVMHLNSGGAASKALSTCGSHLIFILFFYTLLLVFIFTNKAGKEVPSEVPILLNVLHHLIPPALNPIVYEV from the exons ATGGTATTGTTTCCCAACAACACAGTGACCCAGGTGACAGAATTCCTAATGATCTGCTTTCCAGGGATGCAGGACACACAGCACTGGCTGTCTATACCTCTAGCTCCTCTCCTGGTTTTGGCCCTTGGGGCCAACTTTGTGTTATTACTTGCCATCCGACAGGAGGCCTGTCTGCATCAGCCCATGTACTACCTGCTTGCCATCTTCTCCACGCTGGTTGTCATCCTCTGCCTCACAGTCATTCCCAAG GTCCTGCTTACCTTCTGGTTCAACATGAAGTCCATCAGCTTTGCGGGCTGCTTCCTGCAGATGTTCATCATGAATACCTTCCTTCCCATGGAGTCCTCCACCTTCCTggtcatggcctatgaccgctatgtggccatttgccaCCCACTTCGCTACCCATCCATCATCACCGAACAATTTGTCGTTAATGCACCCATCTTTACTGTCTTCTGCAATCTGTTGGTCACACTGCCCACCCCAGTTCTGGCTGCCAGGCTTACCTACTGTGCCAGCAATGTGGTGGAGAACTGTATCTGTGCTACCATTTCTGTAGCAAGGCTCTCTTGTGAGGATATTCGCCTAAGTAAGCCCTATCAATCTGTGAGTGTCTGGTGCCTATTAGGGTCTGATCTGGTGCTCATTTTGCTATCCTACTGCTTCATCCTGAGGGCTGTGATGCATCTGAACTCAGGGGGTGCAGCCAGCAAAGCCTTGAGTACTTGTGGTTCTCATCTCATCTTTATACTTTTCTTCTACACATTGCTTCTCGTCTTCATTTTCACAAACAAAGCAGGAAAGGAAGTGCCCTCAGAAGtgcccattcttctcaatgtcctGCACCACCTCATCCCACCAGCTCTCAACCCCATAGTTTACGAGGTATGA